In Kordiimonas sp. SCSIO 12610, the sequence GCTTCCATGTTTTATATAAGTCGCGGTAGGCGTTAAAAAAGCCTATAATAGGTGTTGTTGTGTGGGTCTCTCCTTGATGGGTTTCGACTTTATACGTTAGGTTTGGGGACCTGTTCTCTTCCAAAAGCGCTCTGTAAGCCTCGAATCCATTGACCATTATCTCAGTTTCAGAGCCGAGGTTCATATATAGATACCTCTTATTCGACGCTGCTTGCTTCAGTAGTCCTTTCGCATTTGTGATGATTTCCTGCTCATTCCACCAAAGGCTTGGGCTAAAAGCAAGGTGTGCCTGAAATAAATTTGGTCGCGTTTGGAAGCTATGAAGTACTAATAATCCCCCAAGCGAATGCCCGGCGAAAACTTTATAATCGGCAGTACGATAAGTGTTGTTAATATGAGGGATCAATTCCCCCTCAATAAAATCTAAAAACAGTTCGCCTTTGCCTGAGGTGGGATTTGCATTTGATGACGGTGTTAGATCTTGCAGGCGGTTGCCACTCTGTATTCCGACAATAATCGTTTCTGGTACGTTGTTGTAAAGGCTTAGAAATTTCGAAGTTCCATAGACATGGTCTATTTGATCATGGCCGTCGAGTAAGTACAAAACCGGATATGTCGCATTAAGATTTTGCCGGTAGTTCTGTGGCAAAGCCACAACGATTTCTCGTTTGGATGATAATATCTGAGACTGGAAGGTACTGCGCTCAATATGATCCTGCGCGCAAACTGAAACGCTAAATATAGATAATAGAATGGCGCATGTAATACCTCGAAACATTTTCGGATCCTTTAATATGATATGTAATAATGTATCAATATGTGATCATTTCCAACTTTGCAATCTATTTTCAGTAATTTGCGATTTATGATCGATCCGCCGTAAGGGGATCTGAACAAAACAGAGACTGATAGAAAGAGTTTTTATGGAGGTGTGTAGAATGAAAATGCTAGCAGTTTTGAATAAGGCAACGAATTAAAACAACGGTATATTTATACTGTGGTAATGCAGGAGGTATAAAACAATGAATAATAGCACCAAAATGTTTCCCCCACCTGATGTGCCGTTTTCCCTGATTTGGAGCCAGGTGGATATTTTAAGTATGAAACCGAACACACACCATTACATGCCCGTCGAACACCGCACCGATAACGAGCTTGTCCCCGTAGGGTGCACCGACGCTTGCGGCGTTGATGAGCCCCTGATCATCCATATAAACCCACCGTGCTAGCGTGTTTGAGAAAGGAGTTCACATATTCAAAGCAATCTAAGGAACTTAATGGAATCAGCCGCTAGATTTCTATCATTTCTCTATATACTTAGGTCGAGAAGGTTATAATCCTTTAAGCTTGATTTTGCGGCTGCATCCCAGACATATGTTTCATCGTTTTCGGTGAATGGTTTATAGTCATAGGGTTGTTCATCCGGGTATTTACTCTGGCGCGCAGAAATTGCATATCCAATAACTTTGGAGCGCTCCTTTATGATATCGTCGGTATAAACGGAAATTTGGCTATGAATGCCAGCACCTTCAACATCTAAGACCGATGATCTTTTGTGGAAGCCGAAATTGATGGTTAGCCGGGGTTCAAGACCGGCGTTCGCAAAGGAGCCATGGACCAGCTGCCTGTTACACATCACAACGTCGCCGGGGTTGCAAACGATTGGAACTGCGCTGGTTAGGCGCTCACTTCCTGACGCTTTAACCATTTCTTCAATATCGATTTTGCCGAGTTTATGCGTGCCGGGAACGACCCAAACACCATTTACGGGCGTACTTCCGTAAACCTGTGCCATGAAGTTGAAACCGTGAATGTCCTCATCAAATTCTGGACTGTCCCAATGGGAGTCTCCGTCCTGATGCCAGGAAACTGCCGCACCCATGCCTGCATCCTTGATGAACAATACCTCGTTAAACGGTGCAAAATCTTCACCGTTGATTGAAGCAGCGGCTTTTAATAGTGCCGGGTGACCATATACACGAAGTGCAGCCTCTGAGAATTGAAGAGATCCCATTAGGATGAACGGGGCTTCACTTGGTGCGTCCGCTCCGGCATCGAGGTCTTTCAGTTTTACCTGATGGCGTCCATTTGCGATTTCAGTCCCACCAAGCGGATCACTGAGTGGCTTACTCCAGAGCAATCCAGGCCCTAGGCAATCCGAACCGATTGCGGGCCTGCCATGTTCGTCAACCTTGGAACCTGAGTGTATTGGAAAACGCGAACGCAGGTCTGCAATATCTTCATGTATATCGCTCATCTCTGCGGCGCCAATGACACCCTCGAATATATAGAAACCGTATTTTGAATAGGCTTCAAGAATGTTCCGGTGAAGCGATCCATTGTCATCGAACCGAATGGGCCCCCGGTTGTCCAGTTCGTAAGCACGCTTTTCGCCTTCAAGCATGTAATTTCTTACATCCGGGGCATCTTCGCCGTAATGCGCCGCGCAGGTTTCTATCGACTCCAGGTACTTCGAATTCATGGCCTTGGGTTCACTTTTAATATTTTAACATTGTTAAATTTTTAACATCGTTTAAATCTTGTGTCAAGGTACGAGGTACGCTATAGATAAGTGATGAATATACAGGGACTAGCTGGATCAACCCGGTCAATCAATAAAGCAAAGAGGCGCGATATCATCCTTCTTGAGGCGCGCAAGCTAATAGCTATTGAAGGATTTGAAGCACTCAAGTTGCGAGATTTGGCGGCTCGCGCTGGTGTGACTGTGCCAACAATCTATAATCTGATTGGCGGTAAGCCAGAAATACTGACTTTGATTATTGAAGATTTGGTTGAGCAACTTCAGATGGTGCAAGACAGTGTAAGCCAACTTGATACCGAATGGGTTTTTGAAAATCAGATCAATCAGCTCGCGGATTTATTCGCCGCTGATGAGGATTATTACCGCGCAGCATTCATCGCTGGAGATCGAAGCGGCTTGTTTGAACAGAACTCTGATACCGGCATTTTTGCCCGATCGGTCGAGGCTCCTATTGCTGCTTGCCTTGCGGCGCAAAAATCAGGGCGTTTGATCGGACGTGTATCAGCTGAACAAATGGGCCGACAGATATATGGGTGTTACCGCCTCGCGCGTCAGGACTGGACAAATGGTTATTTTGATCTGAAAACCTTCCGAAGGCAGGCGTTAACAGGTATATTTCTCTGCCTTGCCGCTGACGCTGAAGAGGCTTTTAGATATAGTCTTCTCAAAAGAATTTCCTTGTTGGTATAACCAAGATGAGAGTGTAAAGCTTCAAAAATTTGAAGTTTTCCAAGTATGTTGCTCAAGGCGTTTCTACCCGGTCCAATCAACACCTGCCTATTAAAGAGCGAAACCAGTATAGAGAGTTTAAATCACTTCGCGCACACCAGAACATGTCCGTCGAACACCGCGCCGATAATGAGCTTGTCACCGTAGGGGGCGCCGACGCTGGCGGCGTTGATCAGCCCCTGATCATCCATAAAAATCGTATCCACCTGATCGGTTGCCGGGTTAATTTTTAGAACCTGAGAGGGGGAAATATGCGCCGCGTCCTCCGCATGTTTCAGGAACTCAAAAACATAGGGGTGGCCCGCCACATACAGGCTTCCGTCACCGCCGACCTCGATATTATCAGGGCCGGTATCCACAGGGATGGATTTAATGTATTTCAGGGCGCCGCTTGCAGGGGTTCGTGCATAAACGCCAATCTCGCGCCGCAGCACCTCCGCGATATAGACGATATTGCCGTCCGCAGACATGTTGATACCGTTAGCGTATTTTAACCCTTCAACGGCGGTGAAGCCCTCAAACCCATCGAAATATACGGTGCTCGCGAGCGGTAGCGCGAGGTAAGCCTCAAGCGATGCCATCAGGCCGTTCTTATACTTGCGGTCGATGGTCGCGTAAAACGAGCTTGGTCCAACCGCGAGTATATCGTTGGGCGACGTTAAGTCCTGAAACTGGATGCTTTCAAAATAGGATAGGCTGCCATCCGCGGCCACATCAAACAATTCAATATGGTTTTCGCCCGTTGTGGCATGGTTGATCACAAACAGGCGAGTGATGATGGTGCCGTCGCCGCGGTCACCGCGCCACAGGCTGATGCCGTGGGGTTGAAAATCAGCGGGGCCATCGATGGATACCTTGCGAACGCTTGATGGGTCATCAATGGGGAACGCATAAATCCCGCCCTGATCCGGTGTTCCACCATTTGGTACGCGGCGGTTGGCGGCAGAGACAAAGACCATGCCTGTGTTCTGGTCAATCGTCACGTCCTCTGTGCCGGGGAACACGTCAACCGCTTGGCATAGTTGGTTATCGGTTGGCGTGGGGTTGATGAAGGCACCAGACGCGCGGGTAACGTTAATGCCCATGTAGATAATAACCATCAGTGCAAGGCCACCGATGATGAATAAAATCTTTTTCATAAACCCCTCCCATTTTCAGTGAGTGTAGCGGTTTGGCCGGAAATTACATCTTTAAAATTTCCGCTGCCAAACTTGAAAGCCTCGTTTGAGGATATATCCTCTAAAAACCCTTTAGCGGCATGTCTGCTGGCCGCTGGAGCCAGTTGTTATCCGGATAATGGGCAGCGCCGTCGATCAGGTGAAGCGTGTAGGCATGGCGTGATTTGTCGGATGTGTTCGCGGCCGAAAGGTGCGGGAACAAGCCATTAAAAACAAGCACGGTCCCCTTCGGGGCCTCAAGCGCAACCTTACCGCTTTCATCAAACGGGGATGGGTCAATCATTTCATGAGCTCCTTTGTTTGGATTTTCGTCACTGCGCTTAAAGCGTTCCTTCGGGCGCTCATGGCCCTTGTGACCACCGGGTATCCCCCACAGGCATCCATTTTCCAGTGTTGCATCTTCAATCGCAACCCAGAAGGCAAGGCAGGTTTGAGGTTCGGTCCAAAGATACGTGCTGTCCTGATGGCATTTCACTTCGCCGCCGATATGCGGCTGTTTGAAAATATACATGGTCTGCAACAAAAGCGGGCTTTGATGGCCTAGTCCCTCTGCAATTTCCTTAAAGGCAGGTTGGCGTGAAAACCTATCATAAACGGGATCAATATCATGCATTGCATGGCC encodes:
- a CDS encoding alpha/beta hydrolase-fold protein, with product MFRGITCAILLSIFSVSVCAQDHIERSTFQSQILSSKREIVVALPQNYRQNLNATYPVLYLLDGHDQIDHVYGTSKFLSLYNNVPETIIVGIQSGNRLQDLTPSSNANPTSGKGELFLDFIEGELIPHINNTYRTADYKVFAGHSLGGLLVLHSFQTRPNLFQAHLAFSPSLWWNEQEIITNAKGLLKQAASNKRYLYMNLGSETEIMVNGFEAYRALLEENRSPNLTYKVETHQGETHTTTPIIGFFNAYRDLYKTWKLPNAKYPEGLASVSAYHANLSDHYGYNIVPAEAIYNNLGHYYLSVVKDPKLAIKAFEKNIENYPYSARAFGNLAVGLERDNQIEEAIKNFEKAMTLVNTDSPDFTVFMTNRDRLSALIPNE
- a CDS encoding phytanoyl-CoA dioxygenase family protein, coding for MNSKYLESIETCAAHYGEDAPDVRNYMLEGEKRAYELDNRGPIRFDDNGSLHRNILEAYSKYGFYIFEGVIGAAEMSDIHEDIADLRSRFPIHSGSKVDEHGRPAIGSDCLGPGLLWSKPLSDPLGGTEIANGRHQVKLKDLDAGADAPSEAPFILMGSLQFSEAALRVYGHPALLKAAASINGEDFAPFNEVLFIKDAGMGAAVSWHQDGDSHWDSPEFDEDIHGFNFMAQVYGSTPVNGVWVVPGTHKLGKIDIEEMVKASGSERLTSAVPIVCNPGDVVMCNRQLVHGSFANAGLEPRLTINFGFHKRSSVLDVEGAGIHSQISVYTDDIIKERSKVIGYAISARQSKYPDEQPYDYKPFTENDETYVWDAAAKSSLKDYNLLDLSI
- a CDS encoding TetR/AcrR family transcriptional regulator, with the translated sequence MNIQGLAGSTRSINKAKRRDIILLEARKLIAIEGFEALKLRDLAARAGVTVPTIYNLIGGKPEILTLIIEDLVEQLQMVQDSVSQLDTEWVFENQINQLADLFAADEDYYRAAFIAGDRSGLFEQNSDTGIFARSVEAPIAACLAAQKSGRLIGRVSAEQMGRQIYGCYRLARQDWTNGYFDLKTFRRQALTGIFLCLAADAEEAFRYSLLKRISLLV
- a CDS encoding phytanoyl-CoA dioxygenase family protein — protein: MAVADQPQAIQRFDARDFTHLSEDMKTAFDRDGILVLDGLVPGDMCNALKARTMEMVEGFNADDHSSVFSSVSEAHASDEYFMSSGHTTRFFFEEGAFDSAGALTKPKELALNKIGHAMHDIDPVYDRFSRQPAFKEIAEGLGHQSPLLLQTMYIFKQPHIGGEVKCHQDSTYLWTEPQTCLAFWVAIEDATLENGCLWGIPGGHKGHERPKERFKRSDENPNKGAHEMIDPSPFDESGKVALEAPKGTVLVFNGLFPHLSAANTSDKSRHAYTLHLIDGAAHYPDNNWLQRPADMPLKGF